The following proteins come from a genomic window of Nitrospiraceae bacterium:
- a CDS encoding OsmC family protein, giving the protein MRPIENGDGASPSGVQAEGDVMTIHVAFHSGTRYDVTSGRHKVVTDQPVVDGGQDAGMSPVELFVGSIASCVGYFVGRFCARHGIPRDGLSVEAEWETAENPHRVGRITLAIHLPHRLTPDQKERLLKVAHGCTVHQSIAVAPTVAIHLNPQNNTVTRS; this is encoded by the coding sequence ATGCGCCCTATTGAAAATGGTGATGGGGCATCGCCATCGGGTGTCCAAGCAGAGGGAGATGTCATGACGATCCATGTGGCTTTCCATAGCGGAACACGGTATGACGTGACCAGTGGACGCCACAAAGTGGTGACCGATCAACCGGTGGTTGACGGCGGTCAGGATGCCGGAATGAGTCCGGTCGAACTCTTTGTCGGCTCCATCGCAAGCTGCGTCGGCTATTTCGTCGGGCGGTTCTGTGCACGGCATGGCATCCCCCGCGACGGCCTGTCGGTGGAAGCTGAGTGGGAGACGGCGGAGAATCCGCATCGGGTTGGGCGAATCACTCTCGCGATTCATCTCCCCCATCGGCTCACGCCGGACCAGAAGGAACGGTTGTTGAAAGTCGCACACGGTTGCACGGTTCATCAATCAATTGCGGTCGCGCCGACCGTCGCGATCCATTTAAATCCTCAGAACAATACGGTGACGCGTTCATGA
- a CDS encoding c-type cytochrome encodes MNRLTGILVFTLAVLLNGCVDSQNASRREEFPARRTSSSLDAIFSPPSPETIPGDQRGEQIRLGYQIVVHTQDYAAAYVGNKLNCTNCHLDAGLDPNAASFVGLSRVYPEYRARVARVMTLADRVNECFERNLNGKPLPPDSSKLQAVVAYIDWLSENVPVGSVIQWRGVPRIQTARSPDPVNGKKVFGTRCVFCHGADGEGTMIAPPVWGTKSYTIASEMARNSVAASFIKANMPRTRGWALSDDEAYDVAAYINSQPRPDRSEKVQDWPQGGRPQDAPY; translated from the coding sequence ATGAACCGTCTCACAGGGATCCTGGTCTTCACGCTCGCAGTACTTCTCAATGGCTGTGTGGACTCACAGAATGCCTCCCGGCGCGAGGAATTTCCCGCGAGACGGACTTCGTCATCGCTCGATGCGATCTTTTCCCCGCCTTCTCCTGAAACCATTCCCGGCGATCAGCGAGGAGAGCAGATTCGCCTCGGGTATCAGATCGTCGTCCATACGCAGGACTATGCTGCGGCATATGTGGGAAATAAATTGAACTGCACGAATTGTCATCTGGACGCGGGCTTGGACCCGAATGCGGCGTCGTTCGTGGGGCTCAGTCGCGTCTATCCTGAATACCGGGCTCGCGTTGCCCGTGTCATGACCTTGGCCGACCGAGTGAATGAATGTTTTGAGCGGAATTTGAACGGAAAGCCGCTCCCCCCGGATAGTTCAAAACTCCAAGCGGTCGTCGCCTACATCGATTGGTTATCTGAGAATGTTCCGGTTGGAAGCGTAATCCAGTGGCGGGGAGTACCGCGGATTCAAACGGCGCGATCGCCTGATCCCGTCAACGGAAAGAAGGTGTTCGGTACTCGCTGTGTATTCTGCCACGGAGCGGATGGGGAGGGGACGATGATCGCGCCACCGGTGTGGGGAACAAAATCCTATACCATTGCGTCAGAGATGGCGCGTAACAGCGTGGCCGCCTCGTTCATCAAAGCGAATATGCCGCGCACGAGAGGATGGGCGCTCTCCGACGACGAAGCCTACGATGTCGCCGCATATATCAATAGCCAGCCTCGGCCGGATCGCAGCGAGAAGGTTCAGGACTGGCCGCAGGGAGGAAGGCCCCAGGATGCGCCCTATTGA
- a CDS encoding DUF2892 domain-containing protein produces MKCNVGGIERPIRIVLGIVLLGVGAFVGLPVVARTVLLVVGTIALVTGAIGYCPAWALLGFNTCPTNTLRKV; encoded by the coding sequence ATGAAATGCAACGTTGGAGGAATTGAGCGGCCGATTCGGATCGTGTTGGGAATCGTACTCCTGGGGGTCGGGGCGTTCGTGGGATTGCCGGTCGTGGCGAGGACTGTACTACTCGTGGTCGGGACGATCGCCTTGGTCACCGGAGCGATCGGTTATTGTCCTGCTTGGGCCTTGTTGGGCTTCAATACCTGCCCAACGAATACCCTGCGCAAGGTCTAA
- a CDS encoding cytochrome c: MRRTMVLICVVFGMAGLGFAGGPGLKDLPVSAKERDAVSGREIYANTCIRCHGIDGKGAMGIKLTPPPADLTSDGVQNRLDASLFKRIHDGKANTAMGAWKYSLSDDEIWDVLAYIRTLKEH, encoded by the coding sequence ATGCGACGCACGATGGTTCTTATCTGTGTGGTGTTTGGAATGGCGGGTCTTGGGTTTGCCGGAGGACCAGGGTTGAAGGACCTCCCCGTCTCTGCAAAAGAGCGAGATGCGGTGAGCGGCCGGGAAATCTATGCCAATACCTGCATCCGTTGCCATGGGATCGATGGAAAGGGCGCAATGGGTATCAAACTCACCCCGCCTCCGGCTGACCTCACGTCGGATGGTGTACAGAACCGACTGGATGCCAGTCTCTTCAAGCGCATTCACGATGGCAAAGCGAACACGGCTATGGGGGCTTGGAAATACTCCCTGTCGGACGATGAGATTTGGGATGTGCTGGCCTACATCAGGACCTTGAAAGAACATTAG
- the glgP gene encoding alpha-glucan family phosphorylase — MDQARPTRNPLVAYLSMEIGLDPAMPTYAGGLGVLAGDTIRSAADLDIPMVAVSLVHRRGYFYQRLDTQGWQTEEPVAWPINDFLKPVDHRVTVEIEDRLVQVRAWTCRVKGESGGDVPVYFLDTDVSDNQSWDRTLTDVLYGGDDHYRLCQEVVLGFGGYRLLKALGYADVRRFHLNEGHAALLVLALLEDMLASRAQGDVVPSDLIEAARERCVFTTHTPVPTGHDQFPDDLARRVLGPRRCGWLQACGQDNQLNMTKLALRGSRYVNGVAMKHGEVSHNHFPGYPIHSITNGVHVATWAAPSFQHLYDRHLPDWRRDQLSLRYAISIPASEIWEAHLEAKGALIEYVNRETNAGFEHDVLTIGFARRATAYKRVDLIVRDVERLKAIAQRIGRFQLVFAGKAHPRDQVGKQLVHHIVEISAALRGFIPVSYLSNYDMSLAKLLCSGVDVWLNTPLPPMEASGTSGMKAAMNGVPSLSVLDGWWIEGHVEDITGWSIGDRVDSSESSGDLDTKHAAELYRKLEQKVVPCFYQGRERFMEIMRHTIALNGAFFNSQRMLAQYLHNAYRLVGEYLRLG; from the coding sequence ATGGACCAGGCGAGACCCACGCGCAATCCCCTTGTTGCGTACCTGTCGATGGAAATCGGGTTGGATCCTGCCATGCCGACCTATGCAGGAGGACTGGGCGTGCTCGCCGGCGACACGATCCGGTCCGCCGCAGATTTGGACATCCCGATGGTGGCTGTCTCACTGGTCCACCGGCGTGGCTATTTCTATCAGCGTCTCGATACACAAGGCTGGCAGACCGAAGAGCCGGTTGCCTGGCCGATCAATGATTTTTTGAAGCCGGTGGATCATCGTGTGACAGTGGAGATTGAAGATCGTCTTGTGCAGGTCCGGGCCTGGACCTGCCGCGTCAAGGGTGAGTCTGGAGGCGATGTGCCCGTGTATTTCCTCGACACGGACGTGAGCGACAATCAATCGTGGGATCGGACATTGACGGACGTGTTGTATGGGGGAGACGATCATTATCGACTCTGTCAGGAGGTGGTCCTGGGATTTGGCGGTTATCGCCTGCTCAAGGCGCTGGGATACGCCGATGTACGACGGTTTCATCTGAATGAAGGGCATGCCGCCTTGCTCGTGCTGGCATTGCTGGAAGACATGCTGGCATCTCGTGCCCAGGGTGACGTGGTTCCAAGCGATCTCATCGAGGCGGCGCGCGAACGATGTGTCTTCACCACCCATACGCCGGTACCGACCGGACACGACCAATTTCCCGATGACCTGGCCCGCCGTGTGCTTGGCCCGCGCCGCTGTGGCTGGCTCCAGGCCTGTGGGCAGGATAATCAACTCAACATGACCAAGCTTGCGTTGCGTGGTTCCCGCTACGTCAACGGAGTAGCGATGAAGCACGGCGAGGTGTCGCACAACCATTTCCCCGGCTATCCGATTCACTCCATCACCAATGGTGTCCATGTAGCGACATGGGCAGCCCCCTCGTTTCAACACCTTTACGATCGACATCTTCCGGATTGGCGCCGCGATCAACTCTCGCTCCGCTATGCCATCAGTATTCCTGCGTCGGAGATCTGGGAGGCTCATCTCGAAGCGAAAGGCGCCTTGATCGAGTATGTAAATCGAGAAACAAATGCGGGGTTCGAGCACGACGTCCTGACCATCGGCTTCGCGCGACGGGCAACCGCCTATAAGCGCGTGGATCTGATTGTCCGGGATGTCGAACGACTCAAGGCCATCGCCCAACGGATTGGGCGGTTCCAACTCGTGTTCGCCGGGAAGGCCCATCCGCGCGATCAGGTCGGCAAGCAACTGGTCCATCATATTGTTGAGATCAGCGCTGCGCTCCGGGGCTTCATCCCCGTGTCCTACCTCAGCAACTATGACATGAGCCTGGCCAAGCTGTTGTGTTCCGGTGTCGATGTATGGCTCAACACGCCGCTTCCTCCGATGGAGGCGTCGGGAACCAGCGGGATGAAGGCAGCGATGAACGGAGTTCCGAGCCTCAGTGTACTCGACGGCTGGTGGATTGAGGGTCACGTAGAAGACATAACCGGCTGGTCGATCGGTGACCGAGTCGACTCGTCCGAATCGAGTGGTGACCTGGATACCAAACACGCGGCGGAACTCTATCGAAAACTCGAACAGAAGGTTGTCCCGTGTTTTTATCAGGGCCGCGAGCGCTTCATGGAGATCATGCGCCATACGATCGCGTTGAACGGCGCATTCTTCAATTCTCAGCGCATGCTGGCACAGTACCTGCACAATGCCTACCGACTGGTTGGTGAATATCTGCGGCTCGGCTGA
- the ftsH gene encoding ATP-dependent zinc metalloprotease FtsH: MNKKISFSIWYIFLAIWAVILVHDFIHAVQKVEELPYSEFKALVASGKVAEVSVTAQKVSGKLKPEGETKEEKLFTSVRVEDPDLTRDLTAHGVKVTGVIESTFFRDVLSWLLPVVVFIGIWYFIFQRLGQAQGGFMRVGQSKAKIYMEKDIKVTFADVAGVDEAKEELREVIEFLKTPEKFTKLGGKIPKGILLVGPPGTGKTLLARAVAGEAAVPFFSISGSEFVEMFVGVGAARVRDLFEQAKGRAPCIIFIDELDALGKARGMGPMAHEEREQTLNQLLVEMDGFDPRTGVILMAATNRPEILDPALLRAGRFDRHVLVDRPDKIGRLAILRVHAKQVTLASDTDLETIAAMTPGFSGADLANVINEAALLAVRRGRDQVGLSELQEAVERVIAGLEKKNRVLNKMEKERVAYHETGHAIVALSLPGADTVQKISIIPRGIAALGYTLQLPTEDRFLMTKTELEQKIAVLLGGRIAEELIFGEASTGAQNDLVKATDIAKSMVKAYGMSEKLGMITLERERQPAFMQIQVPSEKGDYSEETAREIDCEIRRIIEDQYEHVKRLLAEKKNALIEGAKVLLEREVITGGDLKAILEKY; the protein is encoded by the coding sequence ATGAACAAAAAAATTTCATTCTCCATCTGGTACATCTTCCTCGCGATCTGGGCGGTCATTCTCGTCCACGATTTTATTCATGCGGTCCAGAAGGTTGAGGAACTGCCGTACAGCGAATTCAAGGCGCTGGTTGCATCCGGCAAAGTGGCGGAAGTGTCAGTGACCGCTCAGAAAGTATCCGGCAAGCTAAAGCCGGAAGGGGAGACGAAGGAGGAGAAATTATTTACTTCTGTCCGGGTTGAAGATCCGGATCTGACGAGGGATCTGACGGCCCATGGCGTCAAGGTCACCGGCGTGATTGAGAGCACGTTTTTCCGCGATGTGCTGTCCTGGCTGCTGCCGGTCGTCGTGTTCATCGGGATCTGGTACTTTATCTTTCAACGGTTGGGCCAGGCCCAGGGTGGCTTCATGCGAGTGGGGCAGTCCAAGGCCAAGATCTATATGGAGAAGGACATCAAGGTAACCTTCGCCGACGTGGCTGGCGTGGACGAGGCGAAGGAGGAACTCCGCGAAGTCATCGAATTCTTGAAGACGCCCGAGAAGTTTACAAAACTCGGCGGAAAGATCCCCAAGGGAATCTTATTGGTCGGTCCACCGGGAACAGGAAAAACGCTACTGGCCCGGGCTGTGGCAGGCGAAGCCGCCGTGCCGTTTTTCAGCATCAGCGGGTCGGAATTCGTGGAGATGTTCGTGGGAGTCGGCGCGGCCCGAGTGCGGGATCTGTTCGAGCAGGCGAAGGGCAGAGCCCCTTGCATTATCTTTATCGATGAGCTGGACGCGTTGGGCAAAGCGCGTGGGATGGGGCCGATGGCTCACGAAGAGCGGGAGCAGACGTTGAATCAATTGCTGGTGGAAATGGACGGATTCGATCCCCGCACCGGCGTGATCCTCATGGCCGCTACCAATCGACCTGAAATTTTGGACCCGGCGCTGTTACGGGCTGGCCGGTTCGATCGACACGTGCTCGTTGATCGTCCGGACAAGATCGGTCGTCTGGCCATTCTGCGGGTTCATGCCAAGCAAGTCACGCTCGCGTCGGACACCGATCTGGAGACCATCGCAGCGATGACACCTGGGTTCTCCGGCGCCGATCTCGCGAACGTCATCAACGAGGCTGCGCTGTTGGCGGTCCGGCGGGGAAGAGACCAAGTGGGGCTGTCCGAATTACAAGAGGCGGTCGAGCGCGTGATCGCCGGTCTGGAGAAGAAGAATCGTGTCCTGAACAAGATGGAGAAGGAACGGGTCGCCTACCATGAGACCGGCCACGCGATCGTGGCCTTGTCACTCCCGGGAGCCGATACGGTACAGAAGATTTCGATCATTCCTCGTGGGATCGCCGCGCTCGGGTACACCCTCCAACTGCCGACGGAGGATCGATTTCTCATGACGAAAACCGAACTGGAACAGAAGATCGCAGTGCTGCTCGGCGGACGGATCGCCGAGGAGTTGATCTTCGGCGAGGCGTCCACCGGCGCGCAGAACGATCTCGTGAAGGCCACCGACATTGCGAAGAGTATGGTGAAGGCCTATGGAATGAGCGAGAAGCTCGGCATGATCACCCTGGAGCGTGAACGCCAGCCAGCGTTCATGCAGATTCAGGTGCCTTCGGAGAAAGGTGACTACTCCGAGGAGACCGCCCGTGAAATTGATTGTGAAATCCGTCGCATCATTGAAGACCAATACGAACACGTCAAGCGCCTCTTGGCTGAAAAGAAGAATGCGCTCATTGAAGGAGCAAAGGTGCTGCTCGAACGAGAGGTAATCACCGGCGGCGACCTCAAGGCCATCCTGGAAAAATACTAG
- a CDS encoding ABC transporter permease, with product MKSVLETRSQRAIVWWRRLLVMTRKEMLQLSRDIPIGVLLVYSFTLAVYLTGNGIRSQLQNATLLVRDADHSFSSRELIHKFQAPFFRLEGEIADPQEGLRWLDQGKAMAVLEIPPRFHEQLGRGEPTAVQLLVDTTNSPQGLSAASYAARIVAQFGQETALVRVADTEESSQNLPVIMSEHRVWYNPDQKDTWFESISHLLRQITIFAILLPAAAMVREKERGTVEQLLVSPLTPFQIMLPKVLAMTVVILCATAVALFGVMRPAFGVPIKGSVVLFFGLTALFVFTTAGMGLAAATLTRNQAQVGMMTLLVVAPMLLLSGLVAPMEAMPAWAQDLMILSPLRYFIEIAHGILLKGVGLSILWDSVLAMALLGSGLFGFGMWQFRRQFE from the coding sequence ATGAAGTCTGTGTTGGAAACCCGGTCACAACGCGCCATCGTGTGGTGGCGTCGTTTGCTCGTGATGACTCGAAAAGAGATGCTTCAGTTGTCCCGAGATATCCCGATCGGGGTGCTCCTCGTGTACTCTTTCACGCTGGCCGTATACCTCACTGGCAACGGCATCCGGTCACAACTGCAGAATGCCACCCTTCTGGTGCGGGATGCCGACCACAGCTTCTCGTCGCGCGAACTCATTCACAAGTTCCAGGCCCCCTTCTTCCGTCTGGAAGGTGAGATCGCTGATCCTCAAGAAGGTCTTCGCTGGCTGGACCAGGGCAAGGCGATGGCGGTCTTGGAGATCCCACCGCGGTTTCATGAGCAGCTCGGGAGAGGTGAGCCCACGGCAGTGCAGCTGTTAGTCGACACGACCAACTCGCCGCAAGGTCTCTCCGCTGCGAGCTATGCTGCGCGCATCGTCGCACAGTTCGGACAGGAAACCGCGCTGGTGCGAGTCGCGGACACAGAGGAGTCGTCACAGAATCTTCCGGTGATCATGAGCGAACATCGAGTCTGGTACAATCCGGACCAGAAGGACACCTGGTTCGAGTCTATCTCGCATCTCCTCCGCCAGATCACGATCTTTGCGATTCTGCTTCCCGCGGCCGCTATGGTTCGCGAAAAGGAACGGGGTACTGTAGAGCAACTCCTGGTCTCTCCGTTGACGCCGTTTCAGATCATGTTACCAAAGGTTTTGGCCATGACGGTGGTGATCCTGTGTGCCACGGCGGTCGCGTTGTTCGGAGTGATGCGGCCTGCGTTCGGGGTGCCGATCAAAGGAAGCGTCGTGTTGTTCTTCGGCCTCACGGCCCTGTTCGTCTTTACCACTGCCGGCATGGGCTTGGCTGCCGCGACATTGACGAGGAATCAGGCGCAGGTGGGGATGATGACGTTGCTCGTGGTCGCTCCCATGTTGTTGCTGTCAGGCCTCGTGGCACCGATGGAAGCCATGCCGGCGTGGGCCCAGGACCTCATGATCTTGTCGCCGCTCCGATATTTCATCGAGATTGCACACGGCATTCTGTTGAAGGGGGTTGGTTTGAGCATCCTGTGGGACTCAGTCCTCGCGATGGCATTGCTCGGGAGCGGGCTGTTCGGATTCGGCATGTGGCAGTTCCGGCGACAGTTTGAGTAA
- a CDS encoding ABC transporter permease encodes MNLGRIATVAWKEWRETIRDRIFVLLAFFLPILWMLVFGYGLVQDVENIPFAVVDRDHSALSRDFLSRFTESRYFSFRGYIPSENEAGALLQSGRIRVAIIVPEKFEEWLLRGQSVGIQTLIDGTFPLRTDIVKGYVIAINGAFSEERLVDYISRRNGISVEQAEDQVRPIRLEVRYLYNEEVRSTWSMVPALIMFTLMVSSPLMTALGVVREKETGSIYNIYSSTVTRFEFLAGKLLPYVAISSVNAGVLWIIATQWFEVPFKGSVPFFLAASLVFVLSSTGIGLLVSLLVRTQIAALIVTMIVSIIPTVLYSGLIVPVSSLSSGSQIQAHLFPGMYYTNIVRGAFLKGVGLEVLWMDVLALAVYAAILRIAGHQLFTKRPRS; translated from the coding sequence ATGAACCTCGGGCGTATCGCAACCGTTGCGTGGAAGGAATGGCGTGAGACCATTCGGGACCGGATCTTTGTTCTTCTCGCTTTCTTCCTGCCAATCTTATGGATGCTCGTCTTCGGCTATGGGCTTGTGCAGGATGTTGAGAATATCCCGTTCGCCGTGGTCGATCGCGATCATAGTGCCCTGAGCCGTGATTTTCTGTCTCGTTTTACCGAGTCGCGTTACTTTAGTTTTCGGGGCTATATCCCGAGTGAGAATGAGGCCGGTGCCCTGCTCCAGAGTGGCAGGATCAGGGTCGCCATCATCGTCCCTGAGAAATTCGAAGAATGGTTGCTCAGGGGCCAATCGGTCGGGATTCAGACGCTTATTGATGGGACGTTTCCGCTCCGGACGGATATCGTCAAAGGCTATGTCATCGCCATCAATGGCGCCTTCAGCGAAGAGCGACTGGTCGACTATATCTCCCGCCGGAATGGGATTTCGGTTGAACAGGCCGAGGACCAGGTGCGGCCCATCAGGCTGGAGGTACGATATCTGTATAACGAAGAAGTTCGGAGCACCTGGTCAATGGTGCCGGCGCTCATCATGTTTACCTTGATGGTCTCGTCCCCCTTGATGACTGCGCTGGGGGTCGTCCGAGAGAAAGAAACGGGTTCCATTTACAATATTTACAGCTCAACCGTCACCCGATTCGAATTTCTCGCTGGCAAGCTACTCCCTTATGTGGCGATCTCCTCGGTGAATGCCGGGGTCCTATGGATCATCGCCACTCAATGGTTCGAAGTGCCGTTTAAGGGCAGCGTGCCATTCTTTCTCGCCGCCTCGTTGGTGTTTGTCCTCAGCAGTACCGGTATCGGCCTGCTCGTGTCTCTCCTGGTGCGCACTCAGATAGCCGCCCTGATCGTCACAATGATTGTGAGTATTATCCCGACAGTCCTGTATTCCGGCCTGATCGTTCCCGTCTCCTCCCTTAGTTCCGGCTCACAGATCCAGGCCCATCTGTTTCCAGGGATGTACTACACCAACATCGTCCGCGGAGCGTTTCTCAAAGGGGTAGGTCTCGAGGTGCTTTGGATGGACGTGTTGGCCCTGGCTGTGTACGCCGCCATTTTGCGGATCGCGGGGCATCAGCTCTTTACAAAGAGACCGCGATCATGA
- a CDS encoding ATP-binding cassette domain-containing protein, with protein MLNNDQPIVKVERFVKRYKKHVAVDGVDLMIQKGEIYGLIGPDGAGKSSLMKAIAGVLTYDGGEVGVFGTLVDSERAAERVKPRIGFLPQGLGLNLYPDLSVEENIDFFARLRLVSEHELAERKARLLAITRLDKFRNRAMKNLSGGMKQKLGLICTLIHEPELAILDEPTTGVDPVSRRDFWAILADLIHAKGMTALVSTAYMDEAARFHRLSFLSHGMVLAAGTPAEVQTKVPGSILTFETDRQMEAVARLKPKYRQVEPLGSKLHVFTEETDHAQAVKSLEASLGDIKPEEMHVSEPELEDVFVALLLRQATEQEIPTLPATPGQLPNSGLAIEARELVRDFGRFRAVDRVSFQVKPGEIFGLLGANGAGKTTVIKMLNGIMPPTEGEGWVAGADMKTAGETIKERIGYMSQAFSLYLDLTVEENIRLFAGIYGLDRRATNGRLAWIVSMAGLKGYESSLTGRLPMGVRQRLALGCALVHRPRVLFLDEPTSGVDPIGRRQFWDILSRLAREEGVAILITTHYMSEAEHCDHLALMYAGRIVAEGSPASMKDQVAREAGRLLEVTTDRPGDALRRLTQEGFLGAALFGTRIHLLSQDPSHDEVRLRETLSSSAVHVQTIAVRPLSLEDVFVHRVMELERQERQAAKEVAA; from the coding sequence ATGCTCAACAATGACCAGCCGATAGTCAAAGTTGAACGTTTCGTGAAGCGCTACAAAAAGCATGTGGCGGTGGATGGTGTGGATCTTATGATCCAGAAAGGTGAGATCTACGGCCTGATCGGCCCGGACGGTGCCGGCAAGAGCAGTCTGATGAAGGCGATCGCGGGCGTCTTGACCTATGACGGTGGCGAAGTGGGGGTGTTCGGGACCCTGGTTGATTCTGAGCGCGCTGCTGAGCGAGTGAAGCCGCGAATTGGTTTCCTGCCACAAGGTCTTGGACTGAATTTGTATCCTGACCTCTCAGTCGAGGAGAACATCGATTTCTTTGCCAGACTCAGGCTGGTATCTGAGCACGAATTGGCCGAGCGGAAGGCCCGACTTCTCGCCATAACGAGGCTCGACAAATTTCGAAATCGAGCCATGAAGAATCTGTCCGGCGGAATGAAACAGAAGCTCGGGCTGATCTGCACTCTCATTCACGAGCCGGAACTCGCGATTTTGGACGAGCCGACGACAGGAGTCGATCCGGTGTCGCGCCGTGACTTCTGGGCGATCCTGGCAGATCTCATTCACGCAAAAGGCATGACCGCTCTTGTCTCGACTGCCTATATGGATGAGGCCGCGCGGTTTCATCGCTTGTCATTTCTCTCTCATGGGATGGTCTTGGCTGCAGGAACCCCAGCGGAAGTGCAGACGAAGGTTCCCGGATCGATCTTGACGTTCGAAACGGATCGTCAGATGGAAGCAGTCGCCAGGCTGAAGCCGAAATACAGGCAGGTTGAGCCGTTGGGTTCCAAGCTGCATGTGTTCACAGAGGAGACCGACCATGCCCAAGCGGTGAAGAGTCTCGAGGCGAGCCTTGGTGATATAAAGCCGGAAGAGATGCATGTGAGCGAGCCGGAGCTGGAAGATGTGTTCGTGGCGCTGTTGCTCCGGCAGGCCACGGAACAGGAAATTCCCACATTACCAGCGACGCCGGGCCAGCTCCCGAACTCGGGACTTGCCATCGAAGCAAGGGAACTCGTTCGTGACTTTGGACGATTTCGCGCGGTGGATCGCGTCAGCTTTCAGGTCAAGCCCGGAGAAATCTTTGGACTGCTCGGCGCAAACGGTGCGGGAAAAACGACTGTGATCAAGATGCTGAACGGTATCATGCCCCCGACTGAAGGAGAAGGATGGGTAGCCGGGGCCGATATGAAAACCGCGGGAGAGACGATCAAGGAACGGATCGGCTACATGTCCCAAGCTTTTTCGCTGTACCTGGACCTGACTGTGGAGGAGAACATCCGGCTCTTTGCCGGAATCTATGGGCTCGATCGTAGAGCGACCAATGGACGGTTGGCATGGATTGTGTCGATGGCGGGATTGAAAGGATATGAATCGAGTCTGACCGGTCGATTGCCGATGGGTGTTCGCCAACGACTGGCGTTGGGCTGTGCATTGGTTCACCGACCACGCGTGCTCTTTCTCGACGAACCGACATCCGGCGTCGATCCGATCGGACGCCGTCAATTTTGGGACATTCTGTCACGCCTGGCTCGCGAGGAGGGTGTGGCGATTCTGATTACCACTCACTATATGAGCGAAGCCGAGCATTGCGACCACCTCGCGTTGATGTATGCGGGCCGCATCGTGGCTGAAGGATCTCCTGCCTCTATGAAAGACCAGGTTGCGCGTGAGGCAGGTCGTCTCCTCGAAGTCACCACGGATCGACCAGGCGACGCCCTCCGACGACTCACGCAGGAGGGTTTCCTTGGGGCTGCTCTGTTTGGAACCAGGATTCATCTGCTGTCGCAGGATCCCTCTCACGACGAAGTTCGGCTCCGGGAAACGCTCTCCTCCTCGGCTGTTCATGTTCAGACCATCGCGGTGCGTCCACTGAGTCTGGAAGACGTTTTTGTCCATCGCGTCATGGAACTCGAGCGACAGGAACGACAGGCAGCCAAAGAGGTGGCTGCATGA